Proteins from one Oryza sativa Japonica Group chromosome 12, ASM3414082v1 genomic window:
- the LOC4352083 gene encoding chloroplast stem-loop binding protein of 41 kDa b, chloroplastic codes for MAATASLKSSLLLPSPISDFSSAALSISTQARRRSWQPRGARMQVAAAADSKNILVMGGTRFIGVFLSRLLVKEGHQVTLFTRGKAPITQQLPGESDAEYAEFSSKVLHLKGDRQDFDFVKTSLAAKGFDVVYDINGREAVEVAPILDALPNLEQYIYCSSAGVYLKSDLLPHFETDAVDPKSRHKGKLETESLLETRDVNWTSIRPVYIYGPLNYNPVEEWFFHRLKAGRPIPVPGAGNQITQLGHVKDLATAFVLALGNPKASKQVFNISGAKYVTFDGLARACAKAGGFPEPEIVHYNPKDFDFGKKKAFPFRDQHFFASIEKATLELGWKPEYDLVEGLTDSYNLDFGRGTFRKAADFTTDDMILGKKLVSV; via the exons atggcagcAACAGCCTCCCTGAAGAGCAGCCTCCTGCTACCATCTCCTATCTCTGACTTCAGTAGTGCAGCACTCTCCATCTCAACCCAG GCTAGGAGGAGGTCATGGCAGCCAAGGGGGGCAAGGATGCAGGTAGCAGCAGCTGCAGACTCCAAGAACATTCTTGTGATGGGGGGAACCAGGTTCATTGGTGTCTTCTTGTCCAGGCTCCTTGTCAAGGAGGGGCACCAG GTCACATTGTTCACTAGAGGAAAGGCCCCCATTACCCAGCAGTTGCCAGGAGAGTCAGATGCAGAGTATGCAGAGTTCTCTTCAAAG GTGTTGCACTTGAAAGGTGACAGGCAAGACTTTGATTTCGTTAAGACAAGCCTTGCGGCAAAGGGCTTCGATGTTGTTTACGACATAAACG GGAGAGAAGCTGTTGAGGTAGCCCCAATCCTAGACGCATTGCCGAACCTTGAACA GTACATCTACTGCTCATCAGCAGGAGTGTACCTGAAATCAGACCTGCTCCCGCACTTCGAG ACcgacgccgtcgacccgaagagccGGCACAAGGGGAAGCTGGAGACGGAGAGCCTGCTGGAGACCCGGGACGTGAACTGGACGTCGATCAGGCCGGTGTACATCTACGGCCCGCTCAACTACAACCCCGTGGAGGAGTGGTTCTTCCACCGGCTCAAGGCTGGCCGCCCCATCCCTGTCCCCGGTGCCGGCAACCAAATCACCCAGCTCGGCCATGTCAAG GACTTGGCGACGGCGTTCGTGCTGGCGCTCGGCAACCCGAAGGCGAGCAAGCAGGTGTTCAACATCTCCGGCGCCAAGTACGTCACCTTCGACGGTCTAGCACGGGCGTGCGCCAAG GCTGGAGGATTCCCCGAGCCGGAGATCGTCCACTACAACCCCAAGGACTTCGATTTCGGGAAGAAGAAGGCCTTCCCCTTCAGAGACCAG CATTTCTTCGCGTCAATCGAGAAGGCGACCTTGGAGCTCGGGTGGAAGCCGGAGTACGACCTGGTGGAGGGCCTCACCGACTCGTACAACCTCGACTTCGGCCGCGGCACGTTCAGGAAGGCGGCCGACTTCACCACCGACGACATGATCCTCGGCAAGAAGCTCGTCAGCGTctga